The Candidatus Angelobacter sp. genome contains a region encoding:
- a CDS encoding inositol oxygenase family protein, with the protein MANSTGTANPSKPLQNLDEWEDFLKERYPEQAATRATATGAGKDKAEFRNYEADARPTVREFYRLNHRHQTYDFVQAKRREFLGLNRLKMSIWEAAEYLNQLVDDSDPDTDMSQLEHLLQTAEQLRRDGRPRWMILTGFVHDLGKILCLWGEPQWAVVGDTFPTGCAYSQKIVFPQLFADNPDSRNPRFQTTNGAYSEGCGLDQVFLSWGHDEYIYHVCKDHLPEEGLYMLRYHSFYPWHRENEYGHLCDDRDREMLKWVQAFNPYDLYTKSHERPNVKELRPFYEDLIAEYFPAKLNW; encoded by the coding sequence ATGGCCAATTCCACGGGAACCGCGAATCCGAGCAAGCCGCTTCAGAATCTGGACGAATGGGAGGATTTTCTCAAAGAGCGTTACCCGGAGCAGGCCGCGACTCGGGCCACGGCAACTGGCGCCGGGAAGGACAAGGCGGAATTCAGAAACTACGAGGCGGACGCCCGTCCCACCGTGCGCGAATTCTATCGGCTCAACCACCGTCATCAGACCTATGATTTTGTTCAGGCGAAGCGCAGGGAGTTTTTGGGACTGAACCGCCTGAAGATGAGCATTTGGGAGGCGGCCGAGTATCTGAATCAACTCGTGGACGACAGCGATCCAGACACCGATATGTCACAGTTGGAGCACTTGCTCCAGACGGCCGAGCAGCTCCGGCGCGATGGCCGTCCGCGGTGGATGATTCTCACCGGTTTCGTGCATGACCTCGGCAAGATTCTGTGCCTGTGGGGCGAGCCCCAATGGGCCGTGGTTGGCGACACGTTTCCCACAGGTTGCGCATATTCCCAGAAAATCGTCTTTCCACAGCTCTTTGCCGACAATCCCGATAGCCGGAATCCACGCTTCCAGACGACGAACGGCGCTTACTCGGAAGGTTGTGGACTGGATCAGGTGTTCCTTTCGTGGGGTCACGACGAATACATCTACCACGTCTGCAAAGACCATCTTCCCGAAGAGGGGCTTTACATGCTGCGCTATCATTCGTTCTATCCGTGGCACCGCGAAAACGAATACGGCCATCTCTGCGACGACCGGGACCGGGAAATGCTAAAATGGGTGCAGGCGTTTAATCCTTACGATCTTTACACCAAGAGCCATGAACGCCCCAACGTGAAGGAACTGCGCCCATTCTACGAGGATCTGATCGCTGAATATTTCCCGGCAAAACTGAACTGGTAG